The following are encoded together in the Aureibacillus halotolerans genome:
- a CDS encoding NAD(P)-dependent oxidoreductase, whose protein sequence is MHLGFIGFGEAAFELATGLHGQGLENMKAYDPLWIVPEYSERIQSRAQSANVTIVGQAEKVLKGTDAVIVAVPADKALGASEQLLPHLSSETIYIDVSAASPDVKKQIAANISKVGGKFVDAAMMGSLPVYKHKVPILASGDGTDDFIQLVAGYEMNIEKVSDIPGEATAAKLIRSIYMKGVVGLYVEMLQAARHFNVEELVIGSLSDTMNGKSFEETMNRLVTGTALHATRRSIELSGSIEMLESANLDSSMSAVAKAKIEKLALLNFNEKPEHWHQVIDACKK, encoded by the coding sequence TGGCTTGCATGGGCAGGGCCTAGAAAATATGAAAGCGTATGATCCTCTCTGGATTGTGCCGGAATACAGCGAGAGAATACAGAGTCGTGCGCAATCAGCAAACGTGACGATCGTTGGACAAGCAGAGAAAGTGCTCAAAGGGACCGACGCTGTCATTGTGGCGGTGCCGGCAGACAAAGCACTAGGAGCTAGTGAACAGCTGCTTCCTCATTTAAGTAGTGAAACCATCTATATTGATGTGTCTGCCGCTAGTCCAGATGTGAAAAAGCAGATCGCAGCCAATATAAGCAAAGTCGGCGGGAAATTTGTGGACGCGGCGATGATGGGATCACTGCCTGTTTATAAACATAAGGTTCCGATTCTAGCCAGCGGTGATGGCACTGATGACTTCATTCAGTTGGTGGCAGGCTACGAGATGAACATTGAAAAGGTGAGCGACATTCCAGGGGAAGCGACCGCGGCAAAGTTAATTCGAAGCATCTATATGAAAGGTGTTGTCGGTTTGTACGTTGAGATGTTGCAGGCTGCGCGCCATTTTAATGTCGAAGAGCTTGTGATTGGTTCTTTAAGTGACACCATGAATGGCAAGTCATTTGAAGAAACGATGAATCGTCTCGTCACCGGAACCGCTCTGCATGCTACGCGACGTTCGATTGAACTTTCAGGCTCTATCGAGATGCTGGAATCAGCCAATCTTGATTCATCGATGTCAGCAGTAGCCAAAGCAAAAATTGAAAAACTGGCTTTGCTGAATTTTAATGAAAAACCTGAACATTGGCATCAAGTCATAGATGCTTGTAAAAAGTAG
- a CDS encoding TRAP transporter large permease subunit: MGLGIWALFTFIGIIIFWNVVMKRNIGEAMLLAFIATSLFGGRDALSLMWDGLVFAGTYEILYAAITFVFMAYVIDKSAIIESLLKILNSLLGRFPGGAAYVDTLASAFIGTLSGSNSGNTATTGSITGPWMVKSGFRKEMSATILAGNGGAGAALPPSSSMFIMLGFAPVAAVVTEGDLYIGLMISGIYQIVYRLFLVTFLVKREKIQAVSPEFIEPLGKSFRSGWKSTLIFLGALIPIIVTIGPLAEGLAAIPSIGGEAMDSISLITWIPILILLISVVVGWGHLPKTKASWSTFLDGAIPRFSTIGALLVFAFAASKVLSELGLSQDLQALMDSLAISQWLMVLLVAFLVALVAGPLSSTATLTAVGLVAFAGLASAGVDPLLAVVAILVFASTEGASPPASGSIFIASTLTGAQPEKTFVPLVVYYVIPIILIGFLIAMGVLPVSL; this comes from the coding sequence ATGGGTTTAGGTATTTGGGCATTATTTACGTTTATTGGAATCATTATATTTTGGAATGTTGTGATGAAACGTAATATTGGTGAAGCGATGCTGTTAGCTTTTATTGCAACCTCCCTATTTGGGGGCCGAGACGCACTTTCTCTCATGTGGGATGGCCTTGTGTTTGCGGGAACGTATGAGATTCTCTATGCAGCGATCACATTTGTTTTCATGGCCTATGTGATCGACAAATCAGCGATTATCGAAAGCTTATTAAAAATATTGAATTCCCTCCTGGGGAGATTCCCAGGAGGGGCAGCTTATGTGGATACGCTTGCATCGGCCTTTATCGGAACACTTTCAGGTTCGAATTCAGGGAATACAGCTACAACAGGCTCCATTACAGGTCCATGGATGGTAAAGTCAGGTTTTCGTAAGGAAATGTCAGCCACCATTCTTGCAGGGAATGGGGGAGCAGGGGCGGCTCTTCCTCCTAGTTCATCTATGTTTATTATGCTCGGTTTTGCGCCAGTCGCCGCAGTTGTCACTGAAGGGGATTTGTATATCGGGTTAATGATTTCTGGAATATATCAAATTGTGTACCGACTTTTCCTAGTCACGTTTCTAGTAAAACGTGAAAAAATCCAAGCAGTATCGCCAGAATTTATTGAACCGTTAGGCAAATCTTTCCGAAGCGGCTGGAAATCGACATTGATTTTTTTAGGCGCTCTCATACCGATCATTGTAACAATTGGACCTCTGGCTGAAGGATTGGCGGCCATCCCTAGTATTGGGGGAGAGGCTATGGACAGTATCTCGCTTATTACGTGGATTCCCATTCTAATTCTACTCATCAGTGTGGTTGTCGGATGGGGGCACCTTCCGAAAACGAAAGCGAGCTGGTCAACGTTTTTGGATGGTGCAATACCAAGATTTTCAACGATTGGTGCCTTGCTCGTTTTCGCCTTCGCAGCTAGTAAAGTGCTGAGCGAATTAGGACTTTCCCAAGACTTGCAAGCGTTGATGGACTCCCTCGCGATTTCCCAATGGCTCATGGTGTTGCTCGTGGCGTTTCTTGTTGCTCTTGTGGCAGGCCCTTTATCTTCAACAGCCACATTAACGGCAGTTGGTCTGGTGGCTTTCGCAGGATTGGCATCGGCGGGCGTTGACCCATTGCTTGCTGTCGTAGCAATTTTGGTGTTTGCATCTACAGAAGGGGCGTCTCCACCGGCTTCGGGGTCCATATTTATCGCATCTACATTAACTGGAGCCCAGCCGGAGAAGACATTCGTTCCATTAGTTGTTTACTATGTCATTCCGATTATATTGATTGGTTTCCTTATCGCTATGGGCGTTCTGCCTGTATCTTTATAA
- a CDS encoding MurR/RpiR family transcriptional regulator, with product MDNPIEHLQQHLSKLTEAQRKVADYIIKHQLDVAFLTVDQLAREVQTSTTTIMRLASNLGYSGYTEFQKRLQENLRNQSAPNTRLAANIKGMEEDDLWGKYAEHQIANIQDTVDMISREKLEQTQQMIVSANRIICTSVRSGLPVVQYLTHGLNRLFGNTNLIVADLSDWVDNIVDMNENDLVIVASFPRYARRIIDLAKTAQANSVPVISITDSYSSPIAAHSNLVLPCNSSSIAFHNSAVSSLFVADYLVSALAINYSEQTKGRLDKVNAILTDMDYHSVRRTD from the coding sequence ATGGACAATCCAATTGAACACTTACAACAACATTTAAGTAAATTAACGGAAGCGCAACGAAAAGTTGCTGACTATATTATTAAACACCAATTAGATGTCGCGTTTTTAACGGTGGACCAACTCGCGCGTGAAGTACAGACGAGTACGACAACCATTATGCGGCTGGCCTCCAACCTGGGCTACTCGGGGTATACAGAATTTCAAAAAAGGTTGCAAGAAAACCTTAGAAATCAGTCTGCTCCGAATACAAGGCTTGCAGCGAATATAAAAGGTATGGAAGAGGACGACCTCTGGGGGAAATATGCGGAACATCAGATTGCCAACATTCAAGACACGGTGGATATGATTTCTCGTGAAAAGCTTGAGCAGACACAGCAAATGATCGTGTCAGCCAATCGTATTATTTGCACAAGTGTTCGAAGTGGTTTGCCTGTTGTACAGTATTTAACGCACGGTTTAAATCGGCTTTTTGGGAATACGAACCTCATTGTAGCCGATCTATCCGATTGGGTGGATAATATTGTGGATATGAATGAAAATGATCTTGTAATTGTTGCGAGCTTTCCGCGTTATGCAAGGAGAATTATTGATCTTGCCAAGACAGCGCAAGCTAATAGTGTACCAGTCATATCAATTACGGACAGTTACTCGTCTCCAATTGCTGCGCATTCCAATCTCGTATTGCCGTGTAATTCGAGCAGTATTGCGTTCCATAACTCTGCTGTGTCCTCCTTGTTTGTTGCGGATTACCTTGTTAGTGCGCTGGCCATTAATTACTCCGAGCAAACAAAAGGACGTCTTGATAAAGTCAACGCGATACTGACGGATATGGACTACCACTCAGTGCGACGAACGGATTAA
- a CDS encoding DMT family transporter, giving the protein MNKHWIMVFVAAFFEVLWVIGLKHAGDALTWTGTAIAIFISFYLLIRSGRYIPVGTVYAVFVGLGTAGTFFSEILFFDQPFVWAKFFFVVFLLAGVVGLKLVTKDQPSEGAEA; this is encoded by the coding sequence ATGAACAAACATTGGATTATGGTCTTTGTCGCTGCGTTTTTTGAAGTGCTTTGGGTCATTGGTTTAAAGCACGCCGGAGATGCGTTGACATGGACTGGAACGGCAATCGCCATTTTTATCAGCTTTTATCTCTTAATTCGCTCAGGACGGTACATCCCTGTAGGCACCGTATATGCCGTCTTTGTAGGGTTAGGCACGGCAGGCACCTTTTTTTCAGAAATTCTCTTTTTCGACCAACCGTTTGTATGGGCTAAATTTTTCTTCGTCGTGTTCTTACTAGCGGGCGTCGTCGGGCTCAAGCTTGTGACGAAGGATCAACCATCGGAAGGAGCTGAAGCATAA
- a CDS encoding DMT family transporter, whose translation MAWTFLIIAGLFEMFGVAMISQVNKKRNWVSVALLIGGFGASFLFLAFAMESLPMGTAYAVWTGIGAAGGALLGMFLFGESKDWKRIVFIAMVLSATVGLKLIS comes from the coding sequence ATGGCGTGGACATTTTTAATTATTGCAGGGTTGTTTGAAATGTTTGGTGTGGCGATGATTAGTCAGGTCAACAAAAAGCGCAATTGGGTCTCCGTAGCGTTATTAATCGGTGGATTTGGCGCAAGCTTCCTTTTCCTGGCGTTTGCTATGGAGTCTCTGCCTATGGGCACGGCCTATGCCGTCTGGACCGGAATCGGTGCCGCAGGAGGCGCACTATTAGGGATGTTTTTGTTTGGAGAGTCTAAAGACTGGAAGCGAATTGTCTTCATTGCTATGGTCTTGAGCGCCACTGTGGGGTTAAAGCTGATATCTTGA
- a CDS encoding NUDIX hydrolase — protein sequence MGYISELRKVIGSSPIISVGATVLVISEKREILFQHRSDTLDWGLPGGSMELSESLEEVASRELKEETGLLADQFELLGVFSGQRFYFQYPNGDETYNVINLFRANNVSGTLAMNDGESLNLKYFSKETLPDNIEKRAKELIESFGDQLWDLDSSFVDNDSSNRLLNNSI from the coding sequence ATGGGATATATCTCTGAATTGCGGAAGGTTATTGGCAGCAGTCCAATTATAAGTGTTGGGGCAACGGTCCTTGTCATAAGTGAGAAAAGGGAAATTCTTTTTCAACATCGTTCAGATACATTAGATTGGGGCTTACCTGGAGGTTCAATGGAGCTAAGTGAAAGTTTAGAAGAGGTTGCTTCTCGTGAACTTAAAGAAGAAACCGGACTTTTAGCGGATCAATTTGAGTTATTAGGTGTTTTTTCGGGTCAGCGTTTTTATTTTCAGTATCCAAATGGAGATGAAACGTATAATGTAATTAACCTATTTCGTGCGAATAATGTAAGTGGAACATTAGCAATGAATGATGGAGAAAGCCTTAACCTAAAATATTTTAGTAAAGAGACTCTTCCGGATAACATTGAAAAAAGAGCAAAAGAACTAATAGAGAGTTTCGGGGATCAATTGTGGGATTTAGATAGCTCTTTCGTAGATAATGACTCATCCAACAGACTACTCAACAATAGTATTTAA
- a CDS encoding DUF4309 domain-containing protein yields MKKPLSISVLLACAVLAFSTTAIATDAIQAVIAPLQLVINGDDEELPKDTAILNYNNHTYAPVRFLAEKLGADLDYDGERITLDYQRAAAVWPVNELKVNDDTLSLAKHGQLTGIGVPIGTSKKELIDTLGEPDRTGELNAPYLVYGNTTFYIWRDQENPEHPYVGVIDLVHNLSIPEVKALLGEPDEEDWSDGGYREYLLIYHTGRYNLYFAYNDETSKEGTLLFRDPKI; encoded by the coding sequence ATGAAAAAACCATTGTCCATCTCCGTTTTACTCGCATGTGCTGTCCTTGCCTTCTCCACCACAGCGATTGCAACTGATGCCATCCAAGCGGTTATTGCGCCTTTACAGCTCGTCATTAATGGTGATGACGAGGAACTGCCGAAAGACACTGCAATACTTAACTACAACAATCATACGTACGCACCAGTGCGCTTCCTCGCTGAAAAGCTGGGAGCCGATCTAGACTATGATGGTGAACGTATTACCCTCGATTATCAGAGAGCTGCCGCTGTCTGGCCAGTGAATGAGCTTAAAGTGAACGATGATACGCTTTCCCTTGCCAAACATGGACAATTGACGGGTATTGGCGTTCCTATCGGCACCTCAAAGAAGGAGCTGATTGACACTCTCGGTGAACCTGATCGCACTGGAGAATTAAATGCACCTTATCTCGTCTATGGAAACACAACTTTTTACATTTGGAGAGATCAGGAGAATCCAGAACATCCGTACGTCGGTGTCATCGATTTGGTTCATAATCTTTCCATCCCTGAGGTGAAAGCGCTGTTGGGAGAACCTGATGAAGAAGATTGGAGCGACGGTGGTTATAGGGAATATTTACTCATTTATCATACGGGAAGGTATAATTTGTATTTTGCGTATAACGACGAAACTTCCAAGGAAGGAACCCTTCTTTTCAGAGACCCTAAGATTTAG
- a CDS encoding M20/M25/M40 family metallo-hydrolase — translation MIFKEQYEEIKALAEDIYKHPELGYKEVRTKRMVQDFITSHNPAAEFEEFAITGFKTTLGQGKPMNLAFIAELDAVYAPTHMHAAKETGAAHNCGHYTQVGIALALYRHLLESNDYENYDFSVTFVFIPAEEYLDLPYRDKLIAEGKISHYGGKPEAMKLGAFDEFDFALCVHAMGGVFPKRTIEINCDLAGFLYKRYTFNGKPSHAGFDPFSGTNAYHISTLFNTAIGLGRQQLNDAEMVRINPIVMESDMSTNVVPSRIKVGTDLRSKTTGYMKQVAERLDAAAKGSAMALQGTVDIETQMGYLPFVQDRYLSTFVKEAFEQDDAIEAISENNAISAAGDIGDLSFMMPCIQIGYSGFTGTIHGDDFIDTDPEYIYEIFPRFLARVLATMNGKIERDKLYKRSYQEYVAELNQIVD, via the coding sequence TTGATCTTTAAAGAGCAGTATGAAGAGATCAAAGCGTTGGCTGAGGATATTTATAAACATCCAGAGCTAGGCTATAAAGAAGTCCGTACGAAGCGAATGGTTCAGGACTTTATTACATCACACAATCCCGCCGCGGAGTTTGAGGAGTTCGCCATCACCGGCTTTAAAACAACACTAGGACAAGGAAAGCCAATGAACCTTGCGTTTATTGCGGAACTTGATGCGGTGTATGCGCCAACCCATATGCACGCCGCGAAGGAAACCGGAGCGGCTCATAATTGCGGTCATTACACGCAGGTCGGCATTGCGCTCGCGCTGTATCGTCATTTGTTAGAATCGAATGACTACGAGAACTACGATTTCTCAGTGACGTTTGTTTTTATTCCGGCTGAAGAGTATCTCGATCTCCCTTACCGTGACAAACTCATTGCTGAGGGAAAGATAAGCCACTACGGGGGCAAGCCAGAAGCGATGAAACTTGGGGCTTTTGATGAATTTGATTTCGCTCTTTGTGTGCACGCTATGGGAGGCGTTTTCCCGAAACGAACGATCGAAATTAACTGCGACTTGGCTGGATTTCTCTATAAACGCTATACGTTTAATGGTAAGCCTTCTCATGCAGGATTTGATCCTTTTTCAGGAACGAATGCGTACCACATATCAACCTTATTCAATACAGCCATTGGCTTAGGCAGACAGCAGTTAAACGATGCGGAAATGGTTCGCATTAATCCGATTGTGATGGAGTCGGACATGTCGACCAATGTCGTGCCAAGCCGGATCAAAGTAGGAACAGACCTTCGTTCGAAAACAACAGGTTATATGAAGCAAGTGGCTGAACGATTGGATGCGGCAGCAAAGGGGAGCGCAATGGCTCTTCAAGGAACGGTCGATATCGAAACACAAATGGGCTACCTCCCTTTTGTTCAGGATCGGTATCTGTCAACCTTTGTAAAGGAAGCGTTTGAGCAGGACGATGCGATCGAAGCGATCAGTGAAAACAACGCGATCAGCGCGGCTGGCGACATTGGGGATTTATCGTTCATGATGCCTTGCATTCAGATTGGCTACAGCGGATTTACTGGAACGATCCATGGCGATGACTTTATCGACACCGATCCGGAATATATTTACGAAATCTTTCCGCGGTTTTTAGCGCGCGTGCTTGCCACGATGAATGGAAAGATCGAGCGGGACAAGCTGTACAAACGAAGCTACCAGGAGTATGTAGCTGAACTAAATCAAATCGTCGATTGA